In Halobacteriovorax marinus SJ, the following proteins share a genomic window:
- a CDS encoding OmpP1/FadL family transporter — MKSLIPTLLLLISLSTQANYFEFFGTHVTTRGIGNQANLNPHDPANNYYAPAQMAFSDTFNFSTSLSSTVTDFEPINGVVIKNDSFQDPALDEEVGSVSTSYQKYYSASLHIALPLAKELGTIAVSLSTPVGSLIETNSGNAFLPEYIMYRSRYRRALALFNYAKKLGDSWAFSLGAQLGFQAAATADTNVSIQSDYGSYGSMKSKVKPSLGLLFSTIYRPSDDFQLYFSYQQEMKNNLEANAFGKVSISTTTDYILDLNITSMIFYDPHIFRLGTGTRLGMLKLYGLVEYQMWGNYKTPLMRVAKRGGGIQPSSDYEVLKVKDIFVPKVGMGINVTENIELDLGLAYKPTPIEGDFSGSGNSLDADSTILAAGALYKSKFFDFPLQLGGSLQYHMLKDQSVTKTPGLENGDPGNKIGAPGYKIGGSILVGSVGLTFNY; from the coding sequence ATGAAGAGTTTAATCCCTACACTTTTACTTTTAATATCTCTAAGCACTCAAGCAAATTACTTTGAGTTCTTTGGTACTCATGTAACGACGAGAGGAATTGGAAATCAGGCCAATTTAAATCCACACGATCCGGCCAATAATTACTACGCCCCAGCGCAGATGGCCTTTAGTGATACTTTTAACTTCTCGACTTCACTCTCTTCAACAGTGACAGACTTTGAGCCAATCAATGGTGTCGTTATTAAAAATGATTCTTTTCAAGACCCTGCTCTCGATGAAGAAGTTGGATCTGTCTCAACATCTTATCAGAAATACTATAGCGCCTCTTTGCATATTGCTCTTCCTCTTGCAAAAGAACTTGGAACAATTGCAGTAAGCCTTAGTACTCCAGTGGGATCATTAATTGAAACAAACTCAGGGAATGCTTTCTTACCTGAATATATTATGTACCGCTCTCGCTATAGAAGAGCGCTAGCACTTTTTAACTACGCCAAGAAGCTTGGTGATAGCTGGGCATTTAGTTTGGGAGCACAACTAGGGTTTCAAGCGGCGGCCACTGCTGATACGAATGTCTCAATTCAAAGTGACTACGGATCATACGGCTCTATGAAATCAAAAGTTAAGCCTTCACTTGGACTTTTATTCTCAACGATCTATCGCCCTAGTGATGACTTTCAGCTCTACTTCTCTTATCAGCAAGAAATGAAGAATAACTTAGAGGCCAATGCCTTTGGTAAGGTTTCGATCTCTACTACAACGGACTATATTCTCGATCTCAACATTACTTCTATGATTTTCTACGATCCACATATCTTTAGACTTGGAACAGGAACAAGACTAGGAATGCTAAAACTCTACGGCTTAGTTGAATATCAAATGTGGGGCAACTACAAGACTCCTTTAATGAGAGTGGCCAAGCGTGGCGGTGGAATTCAACCAAGTAGTGATTATGAAGTTCTAAAAGTAAAAGATATCTTTGTACCAAAAGTTGGTATGGGAATTAATGTAACAGAGAATATTGAACTAGACCTAGGTCTTGCCTATAAGCCTACTCCAATAGAGGGAGACTTTAGCGGATCAGGTAACTCCCTTGATGCGGATTCAACTATTTTAGCGGCGGGGGCCCTATACAAGAGTAAATTCTTTGATTTTCCACTACAGCTTGGTGGTTCTCTGCAGTATCATATGCTTAAGGATCAGAGTGTTACAAAGACTCCTGGTCTAGAGAATGGAGACCCGGGCAATAAAATAGGTGCACCAGGATATAAGATTGGAGGATCCATCCTCGTTGGCTCCGTTGGACTAACTTTCAATTACTAG
- a CDS encoding glutathione peroxidase: MSIYDYKVKNNKNEEIDLSEYKDKVLLIVNTASKCGFTPQYEGLQELYKKYKDQGLEVLAFPCNQFGSQEPGSNEEIASFCDLQFNISFPLFDKIDVNGDGTHPLYQYLKEQAPGLLGSKKIKWNFTKFLVSKDGAKITRFAPTSKPESLESDIKNLLK, from the coding sequence ATGAGCATTTACGATTACAAAGTGAAGAATAATAAGAATGAAGAAATCGATCTCTCTGAATATAAAGATAAAGTTCTCCTAATCGTAAATACAGCTTCTAAGTGTGGATTCACTCCCCAGTACGAAGGCCTTCAGGAACTTTATAAGAAGTATAAAGATCAAGGTCTAGAAGTGCTTGCCTTTCCATGTAACCAATTCGGATCTCAGGAACCAGGTAGTAATGAAGAGATTGCATCTTTTTGTGATCTGCAATTTAATATTAGCTTCCCTCTTTTTGATAAAATCGATGTTAATGGAGATGGAACACATCCCCTCTATCAATACCTAAAAGAACAAGCTCCTGGACTTCTTGGCTCTAAGAAAATCAAGTGGAATTTTACTAAATTCCTAGTCTCAAAAGATGGCGCAAAGATTACGAGGTTTGCACCGACGAGTAAGCCTGAGTCACTTGAGAGTGATATTAAGAACTTACTTAAATAG
- a CDS encoding response regulator, whose translation MINILAVDDEDDVAALYKVFFKKEQKKELVKLHCVKSGKECIDFLNSSEGEDVHIVLCDINMPEMDGFEVLTRIRQTMESVKVFMISAYDNDEYLEKAISLGSERYFTKPVDFNLLKDTIQEFYPEYEAS comes from the coding sequence ATGATAAATATACTTGCCGTAGATGATGAAGATGATGTTGCAGCTCTTTATAAAGTTTTCTTTAAAAAAGAACAGAAGAAAGAGTTAGTAAAACTTCATTGTGTGAAGTCTGGAAAAGAATGCATTGATTTTTTGAATTCTTCAGAAGGTGAAGATGTTCATATTGTTCTCTGTGATATCAATATGCCGGAAATGGATGGTTTTGAAGTTCTCACTAGAATCAGACAAACGATGGAGAGTGTAAAAGTATTTATGATCTCCGCTTATGATAATGATGAATACTTAGAGAAGGCCATCAGTCTTGGAAGTGAGCGCTATTTTACAAAGCCGGTAGATTTCAATCTCTTAAAAGATACTATTCAAGAATTTTACCCAGAATATGAAGCGAGTTAG
- a CDS encoding tetratricopeptide repeat protein, giving the protein MKHQMKWLMLASLLSVGACKTQEEIQREQVVDNISIQMVENQKLTADANIRLQNIEERLGLLTGQVEETGHNTKEELTKQVEELRNKITILEEKDKANEEKISKIEAQLKQQDEYLKKLLSTLSKKTSSTKKKKNSPYQEAMGAYTSGNYKRAQSLLSGLEAENKIKGKRRARILHNLGMSAYINKNNNDATVYFSKLFTEFPSSNYNANGLLYLSKTLQRLKKNEQAKQTLEELIKRFPKSKKVKEAKSLLAKL; this is encoded by the coding sequence ATGAAACATCAAATGAAATGGCTGATGCTTGCATCGCTTCTTTCTGTAGGCGCATGTAAAACCCAAGAAGAAATTCAAAGAGAACAAGTTGTTGATAATATCTCAATCCAAATGGTTGAGAATCAAAAGCTTACTGCCGACGCAAATATTCGACTTCAAAATATTGAAGAGAGATTGGGGCTACTAACAGGACAAGTCGAAGAGACTGGTCACAATACTAAGGAAGAGCTCACAAAGCAGGTCGAAGAACTAAGAAATAAAATAACAATCTTAGAAGAAAAAGATAAGGCCAATGAAGAGAAGATCTCTAAAATTGAAGCTCAACTTAAGCAACAAGATGAGTACCTAAAGAAGCTTCTTAGTACTCTTTCAAAGAAGACATCATCAACTAAGAAAAAGAAGAACTCTCCTTACCAAGAAGCAATGGGAGCATACACATCGGGAAACTACAAAAGGGCTCAATCTCTCCTGTCGGGTCTGGAAGCTGAAAATAAAATTAAGGGGAAAAGAAGAGCTAGAATTCTACACAACTTAGGAATGTCTGCTTACATCAATAAGAATAATAACGATGCGACTGTTTACTTTAGTAAACTCTTCACTGAATTTCCAAGCTCTAACTACAACGCCAATGGACTTCTCTATTTATCTAAGACTTTGCAAAGACTAAAGAAGAATGAGCAGGCCAAGCAAACTTTAGAAGAACTTATAAAGAGATTTCCAAAATCAAAGAAAGTTAAAGAAGCTAAATCATTATTAGCAAAACTCTAG
- a CDS encoding multiheme c-type cytochrome — MKRSSIWKFILCLTLASCTNFINTIDEGEYNVTGIKKDSFSIVFSHNINGETHPCGCRHHPLGGLPQVAGVLHDIQKNSDTLYIDSGDTFFASSSIPETLQKSLTFTAQNLAKGLGQLGLSYQLPGEQDLAMGWDFLKKLQEENKFTYLVSNATNSFPLKHEKLTILTKGPHKIFIIGLSDPSIFPGKFKGAFENQFLSINKIREELKKVGYKKDSPFHRLIAMTNSGIDVDTQIAKKFKELDWIIGSHSQSFTKFPVEEGKTKMVQVLSRNHYIGEIKIALKSDKSKDSFNIHETRDETAKLLSPNPYHEFLTKHKEQLSKIQVEEQNAMTVASFGVQKFNTANSCLECHQAQADHWQKTPHSIAYLTLIKAKEENNLACIKCHSLGQNSPHGFAKASDMVVFEEKDETKLAKLKENYMKELKESFLDFSSVRKLPPKSIENLSKKWRELDKRKGVTHNFANVQCLNCHDKHLEHPFSTSEEEASPKAKYENMRNKCLNCHDPDQSPEWYQGTKLNENKFVDMMKKVGCPKN; from the coding sequence ATGAAGAGAAGCTCTATCTGGAAATTTATCCTATGCCTTACCCTCGCCTCTTGCACTAATTTCATTAATACAATTGATGAGGGAGAATACAATGTTACGGGAATAAAGAAGGATAGCTTCTCTATTGTTTTCAGTCACAATATCAATGGTGAAACTCACCCTTGTGGATGTAGGCATCACCCTCTTGGAGGTCTTCCTCAAGTGGCCGGAGTTCTACACGACATACAAAAAAATAGCGATACTCTCTATATAGATAGTGGTGATACTTTCTTTGCATCTTCCTCTATTCCTGAGACGTTGCAAAAGTCTCTCACATTTACGGCACAAAACTTGGCCAAAGGTCTCGGTCAACTAGGTCTATCTTATCAACTACCTGGTGAACAAGATCTCGCAATGGGATGGGACTTTTTAAAGAAGCTACAAGAAGAGAATAAATTTACTTACCTCGTCTCCAATGCGACGAACTCTTTTCCTCTTAAGCACGAGAAGCTAACTATCCTTACAAAAGGTCCTCATAAAATTTTTATTATAGGCCTCTCTGATCCAAGTATCTTTCCTGGAAAATTTAAAGGCGCTTTTGAAAATCAATTCCTATCGATTAATAAGATCAGAGAAGAGTTAAAGAAGGTCGGCTATAAAAAAGATAGCCCTTTTCATCGCCTCATTGCCATGACCAACTCTGGAATTGATGTAGATACACAGATCGCGAAGAAGTTTAAAGAACTTGATTGGATCATCGGTTCTCACTCACAAAGTTTTACCAAGTTTCCTGTTGAAGAAGGTAAGACAAAGATGGTTCAAGTTCTCTCAAGAAACCACTATATTGGAGAAATAAAGATCGCACTTAAGAGTGATAAGTCAAAAGACTCCTTCAATATTCACGAAACCAGAGATGAGACAGCAAAGCTTCTCTCCCCTAATCCTTACCATGAGTTTTTAACCAAACATAAAGAGCAGCTCTCAAAGATTCAAGTAGAAGAGCAAAATGCGATGACTGTTGCCTCTTTTGGAGTTCAAAAATTTAATACGGCCAATTCATGTTTAGAGTGTCACCAAGCACAAGCTGATCATTGGCAAAAAACGCCTCACTCTATTGCTTATCTAACTCTCATTAAGGCTAAAGAGGAAAATAATCTTGCCTGTATTAAGTGCCACAGCCTCGGACAAAACTCTCCTCACGGCTTTGCGAAAGCGAGTGATATGGTCGTCTTTGAAGAGAAGGATGAAACAAAGCTGGCTAAGTTAAAAGAAAATTATATGAAAGAGTTGAAAGAGAGTTTTCTAGACTTCTCTTCTGTAAGAAAGCTACCTCCAAAGAGTATTGAGAACTTATCAAAGAAATGGCGTGAGCTAGATAAGAGAAAAGGAGTGACTCACAACTTTGCCAATGTTCAATGTCTAAACTGTCACGACAAACACTTAGAGCACCCATTCTCAACAAGTGAAGAAGAAGCGTCTCCTAAAGCTAAATATGAAAATATGAGAAATAAATGTCTCAATTGCCACGATCCAGATCAAAGTCCTGAGTGGTACCAAGGAACTAAGCTCAACGAAAATAAATTCGTCGACATGATGAAGAAAGTTGGTTGCCCTAAGAATTAG
- the tsaD gene encoding tRNA (adenosine(37)-N6)-threonylcarbamoyltransferase complex transferase subunit TsaD gives MTTKFILGIETSCDDTSIAIIETDSKDLDTPPSVITQKSFSQEDLLSKWGGVVPEIAARNHLAKLVPLLKQTLESVNMKMEQVAAIGVTTQPGLLGPLLTGLNTAKTLSLIFEKPIIPVNHLFAHLEAIHLSRTTKYPYIGLLVSGGHSLYLLVKSQRDFEVLGSTIDDAAGEAFDKGGKILGLGYPAGKIIDDLAKLGDPLKYNFPIGLKSSADCRLSYSGVKTALRLFVEKNPHIKHPGGDQYSQDLKDVCASYQHAIVGALKLKLKYAMKAVNERYPQKLEVVVGGGVACNSYLRKVLIETYKDVFFVQPAFCTDNGAMVANYAHRIEQDAISFPECLTLDAKGRYISKKDLLKQGQL, from the coding sequence ATGACTACAAAGTTTATTTTAGGTATCGAAACCAGTTGTGACGATACATCTATTGCCATTATTGAAACTGATTCCAAGGATTTAGATACACCTCCAAGTGTCATCACACAGAAGTCCTTTTCTCAAGAAGATCTTTTAAGTAAGTGGGGCGGAGTTGTGCCAGAGATTGCAGCGCGTAATCACCTCGCCAAACTCGTTCCCCTTCTAAAGCAGACCCTCGAGTCAGTAAATATGAAAATGGAGCAAGTTGCGGCCATTGGCGTGACGACTCAGCCCGGACTCTTAGGTCCATTGCTCACTGGTCTCAATACGGCCAAGACACTTTCACTTATTTTTGAAAAACCAATCATACCTGTGAACCATCTCTTTGCTCACTTAGAGGCCATTCACCTCTCAAGAACGACGAAGTACCCTTATATTGGTCTACTCGTTTCTGGTGGACACTCTCTCTATCTCTTAGTGAAGTCCCAGAGAGACTTTGAGGTTCTCGGCTCAACGATTGACGATGCCGCAGGAGAGGCCTTTGATAAAGGTGGAAAGATTCTTGGACTTGGTTACCCTGCTGGAAAAATCATTGATGATCTGGCCAAACTTGGTGATCCTCTCAAGTATAATTTTCCAATTGGCCTTAAGAGCTCAGCTGACTGTCGCCTAAGTTACTCCGGAGTTAAGACGGCCCTTAGACTCTTTGTTGAAAAGAATCCACATATAAAGCATCCTGGTGGAGATCAATATTCGCAGGACTTAAAAGATGTCTGCGCCTCTTATCAGCATGCCATTGTTGGGGCCTTAAAGCTTAAGCTCAAATATGCCATGAAAGCAGTTAATGAGCGCTACCCGCAAAAACTTGAAGTTGTCGTGGGTGGTGGAGTTGCTTGCAATAGTTATCTTAGAAAAGTTCTTATTGAAACTTACAAAGACGTCTTCTTCGTTCAACCTGCATTTTGTACGGATAACGGAGCAATGGTGGCCAATTACGCCCATAGAATTGAACAAGATGCGATCTCTTTTCCAGAGTGCTTAACTCTCGATGCTAAGGGACGCTACATCTCTAAGAAAGATCTTTTAAAACAAGGACAACTCTAG
- a CDS encoding calcium/sodium antiporter — protein sequence MALQVVLLILSIVMLYYGAEFALESAEKIGLYLGMSPLVIGLLIVGFGTSLPEFFVSQLACLRGESPIALGNIIGSNIANLFLIMGVAGLFVPLHLARHEIKAQLYFHIVLTGILSILLFQAKLYWWGTALLVAFFAIYLWNTFREMKKQRHLRTVAKEDLEHEMGPMLYIKLIIGFILLFYGGDLLVSSGSKVGVMLGISTYVISAVFVAFGTSFPELVTAILACVKKKDTDLITGNIIGSNIFNVAFVLGSLGFYDISIGQSYSLEVYVLIFASVFLIALALFKRNFYKLSGFVFLATYLGVVYQWISA from the coding sequence ATGGCCCTTCAAGTAGTTTTATTAATATTATCTATTGTAATGCTGTACTATGGTGCTGAGTTTGCCCTTGAGTCTGCAGAGAAGATTGGTCTCTATCTTGGTATGTCTCCACTTGTTATCGGACTTCTCATTGTTGGATTTGGAACATCTCTTCCTGAATTCTTTGTTTCACAGCTAGCGTGTCTAAGAGGGGAGAGTCCAATTGCTCTTGGAAATATCATTGGATCAAATATTGCGAACCTCTTTTTAATAATGGGTGTTGCTGGATTATTTGTACCTCTTCATTTGGCCAGACATGAAATTAAGGCCCAACTCTACTTTCATATTGTCCTTACGGGAATTCTCTCTATTCTTTTATTTCAAGCGAAGCTCTATTGGTGGGGGACGGCATTGCTGGTCGCTTTCTTTGCGATATACCTTTGGAATACGTTTAGAGAGATGAAAAAGCAAAGGCATCTTAGAACTGTTGCCAAAGAAGATCTTGAACATGAGATGGGCCCAATGCTCTATATAAAACTCATCATCGGATTCATACTTCTCTTCTATGGGGGAGATCTACTCGTTTCTTCAGGTTCAAAAGTTGGAGTAATGCTAGGAATTTCTACTTACGTTATTTCAGCAGTATTTGTTGCCTTTGGGACTTCATTCCCTGAGCTTGTTACAGCGATACTTGCTTGCGTAAAAAAGAAAGATACTGACCTTATTACTGGAAATATAATAGGTTCAAATATTTTTAATGTGGCCTTTGTTCTAGGTTCTCTTGGTTTCTATGATATTTCTATAGGGCAGAGCTACTCTCTTGAAGTCTACGTTCTAATTTTCGCATCTGTTTTTCTGATTGCACTAGCACTCTTTAAAAGAAACTTTTATAAGCTATCGGGATTTGTCTTTCTTGCGACATATCTTGGTGTTGTCTATCAATGGATTAGTGCTTAA
- the rsmA gene encoding 16S rRNA (adenine(1518)-N(6)/adenine(1519)-N(6))-dimethyltransferase RsmA: MTKTLPWADKNLGQHFLRSQNVIDSITNDFKEEAQAIIEVGPGPGILTEFLAKHELPFFVIEKDKRFPEYLEQFIPSEAITLSDALEIHLEDFFEQKEINNKDIWLVSNLPYNVSVPLLISFIKAPQIKYMTLMFQREVADKVISFMNPKKNKSMGSLLVLSQTYFDVSVLCQAPPGAFQPPPKVDSTVVSFKRRENPVIALSEFKQFESFLRKLFQFKRKQLGSVLKSHYSPEKLADAFEKSGVLRTDRAESFSLEIIQNLYKELR, from the coding sequence GTGACAAAGACACTTCCATGGGCCGATAAGAATTTAGGCCAACACTTTTTAAGAAGTCAAAATGTCATAGATAGTATTACCAATGATTTTAAAGAAGAGGCTCAGGCCATCATCGAAGTTGGTCCAGGACCGGGAATCTTAACGGAATTCTTGGCCAAGCACGAGCTTCCTTTCTTCGTTATTGAAAAAGATAAGCGCTTCCCTGAATACTTGGAGCAATTTATTCCAAGTGAAGCGATCACATTAAGTGATGCGCTTGAAATTCATTTAGAAGATTTCTTTGAGCAAAAAGAAATTAATAATAAAGATATTTGGCTCGTTTCAAACTTACCTTATAACGTAAGTGTTCCCCTCTTAATTAGTTTTATTAAAGCTCCTCAAATAAAATATATGACTCTGATGTTTCAAAGAGAAGTTGCTGACAAAGTGATTTCTTTTATGAATCCAAAGAAGAATAAGTCTATGGGCTCACTACTTGTGCTCTCTCAAACTTACTTTGATGTCAGTGTTCTTTGCCAGGCTCCTCCAGGGGCCTTCCAACCTCCACCAAAGGTTGACTCTACGGTAGTGAGTTTTAAACGAAGAGAGAATCCCGTTATCGCTCTTAGTGAATTTAAGCAATTTGAAAGTTTTTTAAGAAAGTTATTTCAATTTAAAAGAAAACAATTAGGCAGTGTTTTAAAGTCTCACTACTCTCCAGAGAAATTAGCAGATGCATTTGAAAAAAGTGGTGTACTTAGAACTGATAGAGCGGAGTCATTTTCCCTGGAAATTATCCAAAATCTTTATAAGGAACTTAGATAG
- the pal gene encoding peptidoglycan-associated lipoprotein Pal, with protein sequence MKFTFKPMTLLAVLTLSLSLASCSSTKKKEVNDNQTMESVGADASALELNADSDSGKAGPIKTVFFGFNSSVLSTSARETLNANAEFLKANPSVEIQVEGHCDERGGVQYNLALGERRAVAVKDHLVAMGVNSSRISTISFGKERPVAFGHDESAWASNRRGNFIITAK encoded by the coding sequence ATGAAATTTACTTTCAAGCCAATGACTTTACTCGCTGTATTAACACTTTCACTTTCATTAGCGAGCTGTAGTTCGACTAAGAAAAAAGAAGTAAACGACAACCAAACTATGGAATCAGTTGGTGCTGACGCCTCTGCTCTTGAGTTAAATGCTGACTCTGACTCAGGTAAAGCTGGACCAATCAAAACTGTATTCTTTGGTTTCAACTCATCTGTTCTTTCAACATCTGCACGTGAAACATTAAATGCAAATGCTGAATTCTTAAAAGCTAACCCATCTGTTGAAATTCAAGTTGAAGGTCACTGTGATGAGAGAGGTGGAGTACAGTATAACCTTGCACTTGGTGAGAGAAGAGCTGTTGCTGTAAAAGACCACCTAGTTGCTATGGGAGTTAACTCTTCAAGAATCTCAACAATTTCATTTGGTAAAGAAAGACCAGTTGCTTTTGGTCACGATGAAAGTGCATGGGCCTCAAATAGAAGAGGTAATTTCATCATTACTGCAAAATAA
- the smpB gene encoding SsrA-binding protein SmpB: MGIKVIAKNKRAHFDYQLEDKLEAGIVLVGTEVKSLRNGKVSIAESHITIDGNGEVWAFNIKIPQYEFGNINNHVEDRKRKLLLNAKEITKLFHKMKAQNLTIVPTMIYFKGSNVKLEIALGRGKKLHDKRADEQKKTVQRKLQKGIYE; the protein is encoded by the coding sequence ATGGGAATAAAAGTCATAGCAAAAAATAAACGTGCGCACTTTGACTATCAATTAGAAGATAAGTTAGAGGCCGGTATTGTTCTAGTTGGAACAGAAGTTAAGAGTCTTAGAAATGGAAAAGTCTCCATTGCTGAGTCACATATTACTATCGATGGTAATGGTGAAGTGTGGGCCTTTAATATTAAAATCCCTCAATACGAGTTTGGAAATATTAATAATCATGTAGAGGATAGAAAGCGTAAACTCTTACTAAATGCCAAAGAGATCACGAAACTCTTTCATAAGATGAAAGCGCAGAACCTAACAATTGTTCCAACAATGATTTATTTTAAAGGCTCAAATGTGAAGCTTGAAATTGCCCTTGGGCGCGGTAAGAAGTTACACGATAAGCGAGCTGATGAACAGAAGAAGACTGTTCAAAGAAAACTACAAAAAGGTATTTACGAGTAA
- a CDS encoding B12-binding domain-containing radical SAM protein, translated as MKVGLAFLPAWIPYNPPLGITCISAVIEREGHEVSLFDYNAYIYDQIKDKHGELWLMDESPKWAEIEVFKKEIYPLIKTYLFKLVKDILSQKLDAIGFSIYNSNSHPTMIVIQNLRRIFPELKIFISGARVDEPLATELFKLKLVDAAIMGEGEQTTTEILEYWSSDEERDEILGAVYFNKSGEVIWGKKRPLLNIKDLPIPDFSKFDLDRYTSNGFPVEFSRGCVAKCTFCSETNYWVSFRTKSARQIVDEFKYHYDNYGVNQFRIVDSLMNGNHRLLEDMCDIILEEKHTFYWHGFCRISNKLTPALLKKMRDAGCTYINYGIESGSQNVLNLMKKRYKLSEILETVKHTKNSNIEVHAQILIGFPGETWFNFYETLRMLKILRGYFTRIYPGIPLSVTRQTYLYDNLDEYNVKLGSGEKWRTKNFSNTYTIRLIRHWILKKYLKYINITQGYPLEVE; from the coding sequence ATGAAAGTTGGCTTGGCCTTTCTTCCTGCATGGATCCCATATAATCCCCCACTTGGGATTACCTGTATTAGTGCAGTAATAGAGAGAGAAGGGCACGAAGTTTCACTCTTTGACTACAATGCCTATATTTATGATCAAATTAAAGATAAGCATGGTGAACTTTGGCTCATGGATGAAAGTCCAAAGTGGGCCGAGATTGAAGTTTTTAAGAAAGAAATTTACCCACTTATAAAAACCTATCTCTTTAAGCTGGTTAAAGATATTCTCTCGCAAAAACTAGATGCTATTGGCTTTAGTATTTACAATTCTAACTCCCACCCAACAATGATCGTCATTCAAAATCTGAGAAGAATTTTTCCAGAACTAAAAATATTTATTAGTGGAGCTCGAGTCGATGAACCTCTAGCGACAGAGCTTTTCAAATTAAAGTTAGTTGATGCGGCTATCATGGGAGAGGGTGAGCAGACGACGACAGAAATTCTAGAATATTGGAGCTCAGATGAAGAGAGGGATGAGATTCTAGGAGCTGTTTACTTTAATAAAAGTGGTGAAGTAATCTGGGGAAAGAAGAGGCCTCTTTTAAATATAAAAGACCTTCCTATTCCCGACTTTTCTAAATTTGATCTAGACCGCTACACTTCTAATGGTTTCCCTGTTGAATTTAGTCGTGGTTGTGTTGCTAAGTGTACTTTCTGTTCTGAGACAAATTACTGGGTGAGCTTTAGAACAAAATCTGCAAGGCAAATTGTAGATGAGTTTAAATATCATTATGATAACTATGGAGTAAATCAATTTCGAATTGTTGACTCCCTTATGAATGGGAACCATCGTCTATTAGAGGATATGTGTGACATTATTCTCGAAGAGAAGCATACCTTCTATTGGCATGGCTTCTGCCGTATCAGTAATAAACTCACTCCTGCCCTTTTAAAGAAGATGAGAGACGCTGGATGTACCTATATAAATTATGGGATAGAATCTGGATCACAGAATGTTCTAAACCTCATGAAGAAGCGCTACAAGCTCTCTGAAATTTTAGAGACTGTAAAACATACTAAGAATTCAAATATAGAAGTTCATGCTCAAATACTCATCGGCTTCCCCGGTGAAACCTGGTTTAACTTTTATGAGACTCTCAGAATGTTAAAGATTCTCAGAGGATATTTTACTAGAATCTATCCAGGTATCCCACTAAGTGTGACAAGACAAACATATCTCTATGACAACCTCGATGAATATAATGTAAAATTAGGCTCTGGCGAAAAATGGAGAACTAAGAACTTCTCCAATACCTATACTATAAGACTAATACGTCACTGGATTCTAAAGAAGTATCTTAAGTATATAAATATCACTCAAGGCTACCCACTAGAAGTTGAATAG
- a CDS encoding alpha/beta hydrolase, with amino-acid sequence MKKLFLLLFLAFLTGCSSLFYYPTKYFYADPKKHSVHYEDVDFLSTDGTQLHGWFMSDKEEKKKKGLILFFHGNAQNITSHWLNLGWIVKEGYDVFIFDYRGYGLSKGQSNQQGLNKDSIAALKWAREKSKDYPKFIVYAQSLGGAVSMRAMKDIDFRDEIDLYVLDSTFSSYQDIAFDKLRHAGVFVVLSPLAYILVSDEYGPYKNLDIFKMPILMIHGKKDRVVPYKFGEEIYSKLKTPKKWWWAIEDGSHTDVFHPKHLQYRAKFVDFLKGI; translated from the coding sequence ATGAAAAAGCTCTTTCTTCTATTGTTTCTGGCATTTTTAACTGGATGTTCATCTCTTTTCTACTATCCTACAAAATACTTTTACGCCGATCCAAAGAAGCATAGCGTGCACTATGAAGATGTGGACTTTCTCTCTACTGATGGAACTCAGTTACATGGCTGGTTTATGTCGGATAAAGAGGAGAAGAAGAAAAAGGGACTTATCCTCTTCTTTCACGGCAATGCTCAAAATATAACCTCTCACTGGCTTAACTTAGGTTGGATTGTAAAGGAGGGTTATGACGTTTTCATTTTTGACTATAGAGGCTACGGACTCTCTAAGGGTCAATCAAATCAACAAGGACTAAATAAGGATTCTATCGCCGCGCTAAAGTGGGCGAGGGAGAAGTCTAAGGATTATCCTAAATTTATTGTCTACGCTCAGTCACTTGGTGGGGCAGTGAGTATGAGGGCCATGAAAGATATCGACTTTAGAGATGAGATTGATCTCTATGTACTGGACTCAACTTTTAGTTCATACCAAGATATCGCCTTTGATAAATTAAGACATGCAGGAGTTTTCGTTGTGCTTAGTCCTCTTGCTTATATTTTAGTTTCTGATGAGTATGGGCCTTATAAGAATCTTGATATTTTTAAGATGCCCATTCTTATGATTCATGGAAAGAAAGATAGAGTCGTTCCCTATAAATTTGGAGAAGAGATTTATTCTAAATTAAAAACGCCAAAGAAGTGGTGGTGGGCGATTGAAGATGGCTCCCATACTGATGTCTTTCATCCAAAGCATTTACAGTATAGGGCCAAGTTCGTAGACTTTTTAAAAGGAATCTAA